In Paraflavitalea devenefica, the following are encoded in one genomic region:
- a CDS encoding C1 family peptidase encodes MPIRMVDDPQDQQDSGNDNDGGGGRSNFPGGGGGGGLLGLLPLLLGLFRGKGLLLLLVIGVGAYFLLGRGGGCNLQQIAQLATGGILDPRQFEKASIYEPLAEDDTKNPLPESANLQKFAPAVGNQGQQGSCVAWSSAYGARTILESARTNEPANNLRFSPAFLYNQIGLQGCQGSYIIRAMEYMTQQGAVEYDKFPYTDQDCTTPPSEQLKQEAGKYKMHGFNRLSRGDRTDVIDTRAIKENLSQGAPVVIGMMVGPSFMQPMAGRDLWEPEPGDQQQMGFGGHAMCVVGYDDRKYGGAFLIMNSWGPEWGNNGFAWVRYGDFRTYVREAYGLEPMAKTGAAANQPFECEIGLVPVQEENGKMVPKGYVPLRLAGNNVFETTSPLQPGSRFKIEVKNTTECYIYVFGKETDGTSYTLFPYPSKDDPKKTKYAPFCGITGYRLFPKDKSMTPDSIGNRDVMAVVVSKEPLDWYVLNEQISRNPQSDYATRLNTALSGRLIRNVRFDNTSKGTMHFNAGGEENKVVATIVEITK; translated from the coding sequence ATGCCAATACGTATGGTAGATGATCCACAGGATCAACAAGATAGTGGTAATGACAACGATGGCGGTGGTGGTCGTTCCAATTTTCCCGGTGGCGGCGGTGGTGGCGGATTACTGGGCCTTTTGCCTTTATTACTGGGACTCTTTCGTGGTAAGGGCCTCCTGCTTTTACTGGTTATTGGCGTGGGTGCTTATTTCCTGTTGGGACGTGGCGGCGGCTGTAACCTCCAGCAGATCGCCCAGCTTGCCACGGGTGGGATACTGGATCCACGCCAGTTTGAAAAGGCGAGTATCTACGAACCCCTTGCAGAAGACGATACCAAAAATCCTTTGCCGGAAAGTGCCAACCTGCAAAAATTTGCTCCGGCAGTAGGTAATCAGGGACAGCAGGGTAGCTGTGTGGCCTGGAGTAGTGCTTATGGCGCCCGCACCATTCTTGAGTCAGCCCGCACCAACGAGCCGGCCAATAACCTGCGCTTTAGTCCTGCTTTCCTCTATAACCAGATTGGCCTGCAGGGATGCCAGGGCTCTTACATCATCCGGGCCATGGAATACATGACCCAGCAGGGCGCTGTCGAATATGATAAATTTCCTTATACCGACCAGGATTGTACGACCCCGCCCAGTGAACAGCTAAAACAGGAAGCCGGAAAATATAAAATGCATGGCTTTAACCGCCTTTCCCGTGGCGACCGTACAGATGTCATTGACACGCGTGCCATCAAGGAAAACCTCTCGCAGGGAGCGCCGGTCGTCATCGGTATGATGGTAGGGCCCAGCTTCATGCAGCCCATGGCAGGCAGAGACCTGTGGGAACCTGAACCCGGCGATCAGCAGCAAATGGGCTTTGGAGGCCATGCCATGTGTGTGGTAGGCTATGACGACCGTAAGTATGGGGGCGCTTTCCTGATCATGAATAGCTGGGGACCCGAATGGGGCAACAATGGTTTTGCCTGGGTGCGTTATGGTGATTTCAGAACATATGTGCGCGAAGCTTACGGACTGGAACCAATGGCCAAAACTGGCGCTGCAGCCAACCAGCCTTTTGAATGTGAAATAGGACTGGTGCCTGTACAGGAAGAGAATGGCAAAATGGTGCCCAAAGGATACGTACCCCTGCGCCTTGCCGGTAATAATGTTTTTGAGACCACCTCCCCCCTGCAGCCCGGCAGCCGGTTTAAAATAGAAGTGAAGAATACTACCGAGTGCTACATCTATGTATTTGGCAAGGAAACCGATGGCACCAGCTATACCCTGTTTCCCTATCCCAGCAAAGACGATCCGAAGAAAACAAAATATGCCCCTTTTTGTGGTATTACCGGGTACAGGCTTTTCCCGAAGGACAAGAGCATGACGCCCGATAGCATCGGTAACCGGGATGTAATGGCCGTAGTGGTGAGTAAAGAACCATTGGACTGGTATGTCCTCAATGAACAGATCAGCCGTAACCCGCAATCGGATTATGCGACACGGCTGAATACGGCTTTATCGGGACGGCTTATCAGGAACGTGCGTTTTGATAATACCAGCAAGGGTACCATGCATTTTAATGCCGGCGGCGAAGAAAACAAAGTGGTAGCCACTATTGTAGAAATAACCAAATAA
- a CDS encoding DUF4442 domain-containing protein, with amino-acid sequence MKHPVKSRIFLFTKLPAAFFSGVRIWDVSEQQCMVTVPYKWFSQNPFRSTYFACLAMAAELSTGSLAMLHLYKRTPAVSMLIVKMEAVYVKKATGVTTFTCADGMALREAIEKAVTMGLPQSFTARASGVNEQGESVAEFLFTWSFRARS; translated from the coding sequence ATGAAGCATCCTGTCAAAAGCAGGATCTTCCTGTTCACTAAACTGCCTGCGGCCTTCTTTTCCGGCGTACGGATATGGGATGTGAGTGAACAGCAATGTATGGTAACTGTACCGTACAAATGGTTTTCACAAAACCCGTTCCGGTCTACCTACTTTGCCTGTCTGGCCATGGCCGCCGAACTTTCCACTGGTTCGCTGGCCATGCTGCATCTATACAAGCGAACGCCGGCTGTATCCATGCTCATTGTCAAAATGGAGGCCGTATACGTTAAAAAGGCTACGGGAGTCACTACATTCACCTGTGCCGATGGAATGGCGTTGAGAGAGGCCATTGAAAAAGCGGTAACCATGGGGCTGCCACAATCTTTTACAGCCCGTGCTTCCGGGGTCAATGAACAGGGCGAATCAGTAGCGGAATTTCTGTTTACCTGGTCCTTCAGGGCCCGCAGTTAA
- a CDS encoding MBL fold metallo-hydrolase RNA specificity domain-containing protein — MKIAFHGAARTVTGSKHLISLTNGKKYLLDCGMFQGMGKETDALNGTWGFDPREVTCLILSHAHIDHSGLIPKLVKDGFDGKIYCTPATTELSAILLEDSAGIQENEVKYVNKKRAAEGRPYVEPLYKKEHALAAMDKFVGVDYGDWYTIDENVELLYTDAGHIIGSAAVHLRIKENDKTTRITFSGDVGRYRDVILKSPDNFPQADYILLESTYGNSLHDVQLTTPDQLLQWIEKTCLQKKGKLIMPAFSVGRTQELLYALNQLELEGRLPALDYFVDSPLSVEATELVKRFPKYFNKHIQEVLRKDNDPFAFTGLKYIKTVDESKLLNYRNEPCVIISASGMAEAGRVKHHISNSIENSHNTILLTGYCEPDSLGGRLLSGAKEVGIFGVRHEVNAEVGSIRSMSAHGDYEDLSQFLAGQDPRQVKKLFLVHGEYEVQEQFKQRLIRKGFLDVVIPERHDEIGLG; from the coding sequence ATGAAAATTGCCTTCCACGGCGCAGCCCGTACCGTTACCGGTTCAAAACACCTCATCTCTTTAACCAATGGTAAAAAATACCTCCTGGATTGTGGTATGTTCCAGGGCATGGGTAAGGAAACCGATGCTTTGAATGGCACCTGGGGATTTGATCCCAGGGAAGTTACCTGCCTCATACTGTCTCATGCACATATAGACCACAGCGGGTTAATTCCCAAGCTGGTAAAAGATGGTTTCGACGGTAAAATTTATTGTACACCCGCTACTACTGAACTATCGGCCATCCTACTCGAAGACTCTGCCGGTATCCAGGAAAATGAAGTGAAATATGTCAACAAAAAAAGGGCTGCGGAAGGCCGTCCTTACGTAGAGCCGCTGTATAAAAAAGAACATGCACTGGCTGCTATGGATAAATTCGTGGGGGTAGACTATGGCGACTGGTATACCATTGATGAAAATGTGGAACTGCTGTATACCGATGCAGGACATATCATTGGCAGCGCTGCCGTACACCTGCGCATCAAAGAAAATGATAAAACCACCCGCATCACCTTCAGCGGCGATGTAGGCCGCTACCGTGATGTCATCCTGAAATCGCCCGACAACTTCCCGCAAGCTGATTATATCCTGCTCGAATCTACCTATGGCAACAGCCTGCATGATGTGCAGCTAACCACGCCCGATCAGCTATTGCAATGGATTGAAAAAACATGCCTGCAGAAAAAAGGTAAACTCATCATGCCGGCCTTCAGCGTTGGCAGGACCCAGGAGCTACTCTATGCTCTCAATCAGTTGGAACTGGAAGGCCGCCTCCCGGCGCTGGATTATTTTGTAGACAGTCCCCTCAGTGTGGAAGCCACGGAACTGGTCAAACGCTTCCCTAAATACTTTAATAAACATATCCAGGAAGTATTGCGAAAAGACAACGACCCGTTTGCTTTCACAGGATTAAAATACATAAAGACGGTAGATGAGTCCAAGCTGCTCAATTACCGTAATGAGCCCTGCGTCATCATCTCTGCCAGTGGTATGGCCGAGGCCGGCAGGGTTAAGCACCATATCAGCAACAGCATTGAGAACAGCCACAATACCATTCTGCTCACGGGCTATTGCGAGCCCGATTCGCTGGGCGGACGCCTGCTGTCGGGCGCCAAAGAAGTGGGCATCTTTGGGGTGCGACATGAGGTGAATGCCGAAGTAGGGTCTATCCGCAGTATGAGTGCACATGGTGATTATGAGGACCTCAGCCAGTTCCTGGCAGGCCAGGATCCGCGGCAGGTAAAGAAACTATTCCTGGTGCACGGTGAATATGAAGTACAAGAGCAATTCAAACAACGATTGATCAGAAAGGGATTCCTGGATGTAGTGATCCCCGAACGCCATGATGAGATCGGATTGGGATAA
- a CDS encoding LytR/AlgR family response regulator transcription factor: MNLKCVIVEDLQVAADYLTRCCEKSGQVDVQAHFPNVQDALVYLNQHSVDLLFLDVEMPGATGFDLLDQLAYFPKVVLTTSKPEYAYDAFEYNVTDFLKKPFTYQRFLESLQKLTSATTENNIASTATDHIFIKSDGKLVRLNNDDILYIESMGDYVKFVTGDKKYVTHNTIKNLEEKVNKQCFIKVHRSYIINIDKIDDIRENDLFIKGNEIPISKAHRGEVMKRLNII; encoded by the coding sequence ATGAATTTAAAATGCGTTATTGTGGAAGATCTGCAGGTAGCTGCTGATTACCTGACCAGATGTTGTGAGAAAAGCGGGCAGGTGGATGTGCAGGCCCATTTCCCCAATGTACAGGATGCCCTAGTATACCTGAACCAGCATTCAGTAGACCTGCTTTTCCTGGATGTGGAGATGCCCGGCGCTACGGGCTTTGACCTGCTGGACCAGCTTGCTTATTTCCCCAAGGTAGTGCTTACCACTTCGAAACCGGAATATGCTTATGATGCTTTTGAATATAATGTAACAGATTTTCTGAAGAAGCCTTTTACTTATCAGCGCTTCCTGGAGTCGTTACAAAAGCTTACTTCTGCTACTACAGAAAATAATATTGCGAGTACAGCCACCGATCATATTTTTATTAAGAGCGATGGCAAACTGGTAAGATTGAATAATGATGATATCCTGTATATTGAAAGTATGGGTGATTATGTAAAGTTTGTGACGGGCGATAAGAAGTATGTTACCCATAACACGATCAAGAACCTGGAAGAGAAGGTGAATAAGCAATGTTTTATTAAGGTGCACCGCTCTTATATTATTAATATCGATAAGATCGATGATATCCGCGAGAATGACCTTTTTATTAAGGGTAATGAGATCCCCATCAGCAAGGCTCACCGGGGCGAGGTAATGAAAAGATTGAATATTATTTAG